The Streptomyces fungicidicus nucleotide sequence CGCACGGTCGCCAACAACGACGACGGGGTGGCCGTGGTGATCGAGCGGTTGCTGGACGAGCGCCGCTAGCCGCGGCGGCATGTCAGCCCAGCGGTACCTCACGCCGCGCCAGCCACGGCACCGGGTCCACCGCCGAGCCCATCTCCGGGGTGACCCGCACCTCGAAGTGCAGGTGCGGACCGGTGGAGTTGCCGCTGGTGCCGGACTGCCCGATCCACTGCCCGGTCGCGACCCGCTCGCCCTGGTCGACGGCGACGGCGGCGAGATGGGCGTACTGCGTGTAGTAGCCGCCCGCGTGCCGGACCACGATCTCGACACCGAAGGCGCCGCCGCAGGACACCCGCACCACCTTCCCGGCGCCCACGGCCCGCACCGGCGTGCCGATCGGCACCGCGAAGTCCTGCCCGGTGTGCCGGTGCGCCCACCGCGCGCCGCCGCTGCCGTAGGAGGCGGACAGCTCGTACGTCTCCACCGGCGCCACCCAGGAGGTGGTGAACCGTGTCTCCGGCTGGTCGAGGCGGACCGCTCCCCGGCAAGCGCCGGCCGCGACCGACGAGTCCGCCTCGCCCTGGAGCTTCCAGCGCGCCGCTTCGAGCTTGCGCTCGATGCCCTGTCTCAGAGTGGCCAGCTCGGTGTTGCGCGCCTCGAGCCGCTTCCACGCCGCCGCGGCCCTCGCCTCGTCGCCGGCCAGCCGGGCCTCGGCGCGCTCGCTCAGGCCGACCGCCTTGTCGAGCGACACCTCCGCCTGACGCACGACCCGCTGACCGCGCATCAGCTCCTCCGGGTCGTGCGCGAGG carries:
- a CDS encoding M23 family metallopeptidase, translated to MRFTRRHPLLTAVLLCALAVLAARPADGDGDHAPGHGSASGVGAEVARLYEEAAAATERYEAGRREADRQRAKARRLEERLDRERRELAGLHEDLGRLASSQYRDGGGLPLTAHMLLAHDPEELMRGQRVVRQAEVSLDKAVGLSERAEARLAGDEARAAAAWKRLEARNTELATLRQGIERKLEAARWKLQGEADSSVAAGACRGAVRLDQPETRFTTSWVAPVETYELSASYGSGGARWAHRHTGQDFAVPIGTPVRAVGAGKVVRVSCGGAFGVEIVVRHAGGYYTQYAHLAAVAVDQGERVATGQWIGQSGTSGNSTGPHLHFEVRVTPEMGSAVDPVPWLARREVPLG